The Aminivibrio pyruvatiphilus DNA segment CAGGAGGCTTTCAGGCTTCTTGAACTGGGAAAACAGTACGGCATCAAGAAGCTTGTGGTGTCCAACGCAGTGGTGGAAAATATGACCGACGCGGAGATCGAAAAAGCCATCGGCATGGGCGCCTGGATTGAAAGGCTGCTCGCCGCCCACACTCACACCACCCCCATTCCCAAAACCCATTACTACGTCGAACCGGAATACCGGGCCATGGATGAAGGTCTGCAGTCCACCACCCACGGCGGCGTCGCCAAAGTCGCCGAGCAGATAAAGAAGTTCGGCGCGGACCACTTCTTCATCGGCACGGATTTCGGCGTATACACCCTGCCTACTCCGGTGGAAGGCTTCAGGGAATTCATCGCCTGCCTCATGGACCTCGGACTCACTGACGAGGAGATCCGGAAGGTCAGCAGCATCAACCCCGGAAAACTGGTCGATCTGAACGACTGACGGATACTTTTGCGGGGAGGACCCGCGGAACGGAAAAGAATCACAATAAACCAAGGGAGGGAAGTTTTTTATGCTGACGAAAAGAACAATGCTTCTAGGTGCCGCAGTGATGCTCGCAGTGCTGTCTTTCGGAACCCTGGCTTACGCCGCAGAGTTCCCGAAGGCGAAACAGATCCGCATGGTTGTTCCCTACGGGGCCGGCGGAGGAGTGGACATCTCCACCAGAATTCTCGCCACCCCGGCCCAGGACATTCTCGGCCAGCGGATCGACGTGGTCTGCATGCCCGGCGCGGGCGGACAGGAAGGAATCAACTTCGTCCTGCAGCAGCCCAGGGACGGCTACACGCTCCTCGTCACCGACTACGGCCCCCTGGTGACCACGGCGCTCACGGAAGAAGTGACCTACGATCTCTCCGACTGGGTCCCCCTTGTCCAGATCACCGAAGTGGTCCCCACGTTCTTTGTGCTCGCCGAGTCCCCCCTGAAAAGTGTGGATGACTGGGTGAAGGCGGCGAAAGAGAAGCCAGAGTCGCTGACGGTCGCCCACGGCAGGCACCTGAGCGTTCCCCATCTGCCCCTGATCCTCTTCGAGAAAACCGCGGGAATTAAAAACACCCATGTTCCCACCACCGGCGGCTCCGAGGCCCTTGCTTTCGTTCTCGGCAAAAAGGTGGACATCGGCGCGTCCGTGCCGAGCACCATCGCCTCCTCCGTGAAGGCCGGAACCATGTTCCCCCTTGCGGTCTGCTCTCTTGAAAGGGTCGCCACCCTTCCCGACACCCCCACGATGAAGGAACTCGGGTACGACGTGGTCCTTCCGGCCTGGTACACCGTTTTCGCTCCCAAGGGTGTTCCTGAGGAAACATTGAAGATCCTCGAGGAGAAGTTCATCGAGGCCCTGAAATCC contains these protein-coding regions:
- a CDS encoding Bug family tripartite tricarboxylate transporter substrate binding protein, whose product is MLTKRTMLLGAAVMLAVLSFGTLAYAAEFPKAKQIRMVVPYGAGGGVDISTRILATPAQDILGQRIDVVCMPGAGGQEGINFVLQQPRDGYTLLVTDYGPLVTTALTEEVTYDLSDWVPLVQITEVVPTFFVLAESPLKSVDDWVKAAKEKPESLTVAHGRHLSVPHLPLILFEKTAGIKNTHVPTTGGSEALAFVLGKKVDIGASVPSTIASSVKAGTMFPLAVCSLERVATLPDTPTMKELGYDVVLPAWYTVFAPKGVPEETLKILEEKFIEALKSEGAKEMAGKSNVLLTPYGRDKTVGLYEGTISSLKTILADVKK